Sequence from the Helianthus annuus cultivar XRQ/B chromosome 13, HanXRQr2.0-SUNRISE, whole genome shotgun sequence genome:
ATTGAATCTCCCGGACTCACAAGCCCTAGAAATCAATCGAGAGAGAGCTTCCATCACAATTAAGAAGAGAAAAGGAGATAACGGATCACCTTGCCTCAAACCTTTTTGGCACTAGAACTCGAATGTAGGGGACCCATTGACCAAAACAGAAGATCTAGCTGAAGAGAGAATCCCTTTAACCCATTTACACCAAGCCTGAGAAAAACCCATTTGAGACATAACTTCCACTAAAAAGCCCCAATTGACGTTGTCGTATGCTTTCTCGAAGTCAGTCTTGAAAATAAACGCTTTCTTCCCCGATTTTTTCAATCAAGACCAGATCTCACTTAACATAAGAGGACTATCCAGGATAAATCTCCCTTGAATAAAGGCCGATTGAGAGTCCGAGATAACTTTGCCAATGTAGTTCTTCACACGAGATGCTAGCACCTTCGAGATAACTTTGCTTATGATCCCTACTAAATTAATGGGCCGATAATCCCTCAGACTTAGAGGATCTTTCTTCTTGGGAATAAGGGTGATAAAAGACGTACTACAACTCTTATCAATAGAACCCGGTTTGTGAAAGTAACACAAAATATCTTTAAAATCTTCTTCAAAGAACCTCCAGAAGAACCTCAGAAATTTAAAATTAAAGCCATCAGGACCAGGGGCTTTATCGACTCCACATTCAAACACGGCCTCTTTGATCTCCTTCGAAGAGAATTGACCCGATAAAGCTAAAGCATCCTCTTCCGATAATTTCTTCACCCCATAGCAACTTCCAACCGGTCTCGTTATAACTTTCTCAGAAAAGTGATTTCTGAAAAACCTGAGAATTTCTTTTTTAATGAGCTTGGGCTTAGAAATCCACTTACCATCAACGTTCAAACCCGGGATACCGTTGATACACTTTCTATTATTAATCAATCTATGAAAGAAGGCAGAGTTTTCGTCCCCATCGATGGCCCACCGACACCGTGACCTTTGTTTCAAGTCCATATTTTCATGACGAACCGACTCGCATATATTCTTAAAACATTCAGCCTTAAAGCATACCTCCTCTTCTGACAGATCCCTGGACTCACAAAGAGAATCGATCAGCTCCAATTCCTCTTTGTATATATTGAGCTCCTCCTTTTCTTTAGAAACTAGATCACTCCTCCATTTCTTTACTTTATCTCTAATATGCTTGAATTTATTGGTAAGAATGACATCCGGTCGGCTCCCCACTTTCTCATAAGACCCCACCGCATTCTCGACAACACTCACAAATCCCTCTTTTCAATCCAcgaattgaaaaatctgaaaggTTTAGCACCGAAATTCTTGCTATCCACAACTAAAAGCGATGGACAATGGTCGGAGAACAATCTAGGGAGAGCCCTTAGACAAGCGTTAGATGTTTTGGGTTTCGGTAATttaatcagttttttttttttttttcatctttaCGAATACCTGTCATAGATGTTTTGGGTTTCGGTAATTTaatcaggtttttttttttttttttcctcttTAGGCGATGGGTTTCGGTAATTTAATCAGGCttatttttttttcatctttAGGCGAGCAAGTAAAGTAACGTAACGTAAGACATTGCTGGATTATTACCCTAGGCTAGCTAACACCACCCCACAAATTTAGGGTTTTAGTCAAGATCTCAAACCAATCCACCACCTTCACAAATGGGGAAGAAACCCAAAGAATCCAAACCAGAAACCCCCAATTCTCCACCTTCAAACAGCATATTCAAAACCCTTTTCGGCATCACCAACATTCAAGAACCAAACGACCCATCCTCTGTTTCAATCTTCTCAGATTCCAACCCCTTTCGAACCAAACCCACCAACGAATCTCAAAAACTCCAACAAATTCTTCAATTAGACATCGATAGCCCCCAAAAAAACCACACCCAGATCCCCAATTCACCCAATAAACTATTAAGCAAACGAAAAAGAAAAGACAAACAAAAGATTGATCAAGATGATTCAGACATCGAATCGGAAGTCAAgaaatcaaaattggaaaacgCTGTCGTTTCAGAAAGATTAAAAAGGTTGGTAATTGATGAGGAagatgataacaagcggaagaagaagaagaggaagagggcAGATGTTGAAGCAGAGTATGAGGAAAGAAAGTATGGAGGGGTGGATTTGGAATTAGTTAAAGATGAGGGGGTGAAAGGGAAAATTGGGGGGAAGAGGAAGGAGGTGGATAAAGAAGAGCTTGTTGCTAAAGAAGGGTTTGATGATGAAGAAAAGCTGTTGAGAACTGTGTTTGTTGGGAATTTGCCTttgaaggtgaagaagaaggcgtTGTTGAAGGAGTTTGATCGGTTCGGGGAGATCGAGTCAGTTAGGATTCGGTCTGTTCCTATATTAGATGTGGGTTTGTTTGAATATGTTTGAATTTTGTTGAATTTGCATTAATATGGATCATATAGAATGTGTGTTTTACTTGTTTGAGTTGGTTTTTTACAGGACAAGACACCGAGGAAGGGTGCTATTATCAAGAAGCAGATCAATGATGCTGTTGACAGGTTATATGTGTAAACTGAATCGGTTTCTTATTATTGATTTGTGTTTGTTATGATTTGCTAAATCAGTTTAACGGTCGTGATGCTATTTAAGACGAATCCCACATGGTTTTATATTATTGATTTGTGTTTGTTATGGTGAATGCAGGGTTAATGCGTACATAGTTTTTAAGACGGAGGATTCTGCCCAAGCTTCTTTGTCACATAACATGGCAGTTGTAAGTTGCTTTCTTGaaagtttatgtttttatttCGGTTTAGGAAGTTATTATTACTCATTAGTATGAACTTGGGCAATACTATAGAGAATGCAATATTATCATGCATATGATTAGGCGTTTACAAGATTCCGATTTGTCTAGTACTTAAATTAACATGAATATAGAGATTGTTTCGGGCAGGACTTGTGTATATTGCATAGGTTTTCTGGTGTGATACCTAAAACATCAAATTTCATATTTTCATGGAAAATGGCATAATCTCATATACAGTTTAGCttataatttttataaacatatataaaaatactAAAATGCAAGTAATCTAATAGTTTTCAATGTTGGGTGTTGTTATGAAGGTGGGCGGAAATCATATACATGTAGACAGAGCTTGTCCACCTCGCAAGAAATTTAAGGGAGAAAATGCTCCTCTTTATGACACCAAAAGGACTGTTTTTATCGGTAATCTTCCATTTGATGTCAAGGTACATTTCTTTCGCATAAGTTTTCAATTCGTACCGAGGTGTCATAATGGGTTCATTGTCAAAAACAAGTAGCTTGTATACTGGTTGAAGCGGGCCGAGTTGGGTTGAATCGCTTTTTGTTCAAAATTTTGTATTTGTGTTTCGTTATAACTGCAAATTTATAtcagagtgaatttcaaggattgtcctttatctttatacctattttcaggcgctgtcctttatgttcaaaattgacgagttttgtcctttatgttttcatatcgtagacgttttgtcctttaggcctaacccagttagttttttcagttaaatttggtcatgtgctttgcacatgagggcatttttgtcaattcaaaggttgcagaagctttgagctaTAAATCTGCCATTGAActtaacctttgaattgacaaaaatgcccttatgtgcaaagcacatgaccaaatttaactgaaaaaactaactgggttaggcctaaaggacaaaacgtgtatgatatgaaaacataaaggacaaaactcgtcaattttgaacataaaggacagtgcctgaaaatgggtataaagataaaggacaacccttgaaattcactctttatATCATTATAAACTAATATAATGTGCTGAGTGAATTGATTTAGGAGGTTGTATATATTAAAAATAGTCATTCGGGATACTTTTGATTCTCTCCTTTAGTCTTTGACTATTAATTTAATTTTACCCATTTGACCCGTAACCCGTTAAAGACAAACTATAACCCATTCATAAGTAAACAGGTTGAAATAGCCGCTTTTAATATTACTAATTATGAtacattttttttgttatttttaggACGAAGAACTTTATCAGTTGTTTACCGGTTTTAGTAATTTGAAAGACTGCATCGAGGCAATTCGAGTCGTTAGAGATCCCGGTACGAGCATGGGAAAGGGTATTGCGTATGTCTTGTTTACAACAAGGGTATGTATATAATTGTATCCACTTTTATATTTTTCTAATTGTTCATTACTCTTCTTCATCTATAATCAATATATAAAGTCTCGTATATTTTGCAGGATGCAGCAAATACGGTTGTTAGAAAACACAAACTGAAGATTCGGGACAGGGAGTTAAGGTTATCTCATGCCACGAAAACAAACTCGAACTCAACACCTTCTAAACGGAAGGAACCATCAACCCCCGACAATTACGGTTCTTCTAAGAAGGCGGCTGCAAGCGGCAGCACCTCGTACCAGGGAATCCGTGCCACCAAATCCGGCGGCCAGAAGAAGTTTGCTACGAGAGTAGCTAAACCTGGCAGGAGTGAATCAGGAAGTGAAAAAACAGTGAAGCGAAAAGTGCGGTCAGAAAAAAGGCCTGCGGTTGCTGCTAGAAAGGCGGCAGCAAACGCAGCTAGAACTGGCGGTGATGGCGGCAGTGGAGGTGTGAAACGCAAGCCGGAAAACCGTACACCTCAGAGTAGTAGTCGAAACAAGAAACCTAGGAGGTTTAGATAGGTCTGTTTGTTGGTGTATGGTAATATGTTATAGCGCGTATAAACTTTGTTTGGATTGCCTTATTGCTTGTTTTAAAAGATTTAATAGGCTTAGGTTCAAAGACTTGTTTTAGTATATTCCGGTTGTGTTCAAATCGGGCCAAAAAATGTGTCATTTACTTAAACACCAAAACataaatgtttttaaacgtgttGTGTCGACCTGTTAACTCGTTTAACATGATTAGTTACACATGTTATTTGTGTCATAAGCAGGTCAGGCTGGTTGAACCCACTTAAGAGTTAAGAGTTAAGACACTTTTAATTGTGACATTAACGCGTTGACTCGTTTGTGACCTAGACCTGTATCAACTTCGTGTCGAGTCATGTCGTGTTATACTAGCACAACCAGCATGTCTAGATCTACCTTTGCTGCTTTTTGGTTCAGTTTGTCATTTGAAACAGCCATGATCCTATGAACacggtgctgtttgttttttcagaggtaaaatgtctgcagtctgcggaccacatctgcagacgtctgtagcagaagaggtggaccaaatctctgctgtctgcaagaagaagactgtttgtttttaacttctgCTGAAATAAACAATTAACATAAATGTAAACCTAAACCTAAACATAAACAATTAGCATAAACCTAAATCTAAACATAAACAATAA
This genomic interval carries:
- the LOC110897957 gene encoding RNA-binding protein 34: MGKKPKESKPETPNSPPSNSIFKTLFGITNIQEPNDPSSVSIFSDSNPFRTKPTNESQKLQQILQLDIDSPQKNHTQIPNSPNKLLSKRKRKDKQKIDQDDSDIESEVKKSKLENAVVSERLKRLVIDEEDDNKRKKKKRKRADVEAEYEERKYGGVDLELVKDEGVKGKIGGKRKEVDKEELVAKEGFDDEEKLLRTVFVGNLPLKVKKKALLKEFDRFGEIESVRIRSVPILDDKTPRKGAIIKKQINDAVDRVNAYIVFKTEDSAQASLSHNMAVVGGNHIHVDRACPPRKKFKGENAPLYDTKRTVFIGNLPFDVKDEELYQLFTGFSNLKDCIEAIRVVRDPGTSMGKGIAYVLFTTRDAANTVVRKHKLKIRDRELRLSHATKTNSNSTPSKRKEPSTPDNYGSSKKAAASGSTSYQGIRATKSGGQKKFATRVAKPGRSESGSEKTVKRKVRSEKRPAVAARKAAANAARTGGDGGSGGVKRKPENRTPQSSSRNKKPRRFR